In one window of Poriferisphaera corsica DNA:
- the rpsJ gene encoding 30S ribosomal protein S10, whose translation MTAGKIRIRMEAYDHQALDASAREIVDHAKRTQAKVAGPVPLPTRIERYTVLRSPHIDKKSREQFEIRTHKRIIDIKEPNARTVEALNRLVVPAGVFVKIKA comes from the coding sequence ATGACTGCGGGTAAAATTCGCATCAGAATGGAAGCTTATGATCACCAGGCTCTCGACGCTTCGGCTCGTGAGATCGTTGATCACGCCAAGCGCACCCAAGCCAAGGTAGCGGGCCCAGTTCCACTGCCAACACGCATCGAGCGTTACACGGTTCTTCGTTCACCACATATTGACAAGAAATCCCGTGAACAGTTCGAGATTCGCACACATAAGCGAATCATTGACATCAAGGAACCCAATGCTCGCACAGTTGAAGCATTGAATCGCTTGGTGGTACCGGCTGGTGTGTTCGTGAAGATCAAAGCTTAG
- a CDS encoding glutamate decarboxylase has product MLSDKDQLQDIPHHKRYHALTYGSRYTAEPIPKLVLPEKGMPSKIAYRIIKDELNLDGNPSLNLASFVTTWMDHHADRLLAETLGKNYIDQDEYPQTTKIQNYCINMLARLFNAPEHAQSTGTSTIGSSEAIHLAGLAMKWNWRKKRKKQRKKIDSPNIVMGQNVQVVWEKFARYFEVEPRYVPLTHDRYILGVPEALKLIDANTIGVVGILGSTYTGEYEPIEQLNEAINQLNNQTNWDVPIHVDAASGGFVAPFTQPQLRWDFRLNCVKSINTSGHKYGLVYPGIGWVVWRDKQDLPEDLIFHVNYLGGDQPTFHLNFSKSASHILGQYYNFLFLGRDGYRAIMLNLQHITEHLTTAIEGLGIFKILSKLGDLPVITFSIKNPEKHSFSVYDISQKLRERGWIVPAYTLAPNASDITVLRIVVKESMSLDMAENLINDLNSAIQALTSSKPQPPEQTDNKHQGVC; this is encoded by the coding sequence ATGCTTTCAGACAAAGACCAACTTCAGGACATACCTCACCATAAGCGATATCACGCTCTCACTTATGGGTCACGCTATACCGCCGAACCCATCCCCAAACTCGTCCTCCCTGAAAAAGGCATGCCCTCAAAGATCGCCTACCGCATCATCAAAGACGAACTCAATCTCGATGGCAACCCTTCTCTCAATCTCGCCTCTTTTGTCACCACCTGGATGGATCACCACGCCGATCGCCTGCTCGCCGAAACCCTCGGCAAGAATTACATCGATCAGGACGAATACCCCCAAACCACCAAAATCCAGAACTACTGCATCAACATGCTCGCCCGCCTTTTCAATGCCCCCGAGCACGCCCAATCCACAGGCACCTCAACCATCGGCTCTAGCGAAGCCATCCACCTCGCCGGCCTTGCCATGAAATGGAATTGGCGCAAAAAACGCAAAAAACAGCGTAAAAAGATCGATTCACCCAACATCGTTATGGGCCAGAACGTCCAGGTCGTCTGGGAAAAGTTCGCCCGTTACTTCGAAGTCGAACCCCGCTATGTCCCCCTCACTCATGACCGCTACATTCTTGGTGTTCCCGAAGCTCTCAAGCTCATCGACGCCAACACCATTGGCGTCGTCGGCATCCTCGGCTCAACCTACACCGGCGAATACGAACCCATCGAGCAACTCAACGAAGCGATCAATCAACTCAACAATCAAACCAACTGGGACGTACCCATCCACGTCGACGCTGCATCCGGCGGCTTCGTCGCTCCATTCACCCAACCCCAACTCAGATGGGACTTTCGCCTCAACTGCGTGAAGAGCATCAACACCTCAGGTCACAAATACGGCCTCGTCTATCCCGGCATCGGCTGGGTCGTATGGCGCGATAAACAAGACCTCCCCGAAGACCTCATCTTTCACGTCAACTACCTAGGCGGAGATCAACCCACTTTTCATCTCAACTTCTCCAAATCCGCATCCCACATCCTCGGCCAGTATTACAACTTCCTCTTTCTCGGTAGAGACGGCTACCGCGCCATCATGCTCAACCTTCAACACATCACTGAGCATCTCACGACCGCCATTGAAGGCTTGGGAATCTTTAAGATCCTCTCAAAGCTAGGCGACCTCCCCGTCATCACATTTAGCATCAAAAACCCCGAAAAACACAGCTTTTCTGTATACGACATCTCTCAAAAACTCCGTGAACGCGGTTGGATTGTCCCCGCATACACCCTTGCACCAAACGCTAGTGATATCACCGTACTTCGCATCGTTGTTAAAGAATCCATGTCCCTCGATATGGCAGAAAATCTAATCAATGATTTGAATAGTGCAATCCAAGCACTCACATCTTCAAAACCACAGCCCCCCGAACAAACCGACAACAAGCATCAAGGTGTCTGCTAA
- a CDS encoding ABC transporter substrate-binding protein — MKRIQYYVTLAITIMFLVACSDRVDLSDDSMKVQMKLVGKNVVPEKTIITDNKKIKLAVIPKGTTHKYWNSVKAGAEQACKDLGVEMVWKGPLKESDRAGQIVILQQFGTSDDIDGIVIAPLDENALLRPIQHALRMGKPVVLVDSPLNGKPGVDYVSHVATDNVKAGELGAKELLKYMGGPNKVVLMRYLEGSQSTLAREKGFLDVMHNTPGVDILVDNRYGGATSGEVKISALNLIDKIKEADGIYAPNEPSSIGVMLALEQVRLAGKKHFVGGDAALPLLRGLRKGEIDALIVQNPYKMGYEGVKLMVEFLHGKPVPAKINTEVAVVTKENIDSPKIQEFFK, encoded by the coding sequence ATGAAACGCATACAGTATTACGTCACGCTCGCCATCACAATCATGTTCCTTGTCGCATGCAGTGACCGTGTCGATCTCAGCGACGATTCCATGAAAGTTCAGATGAAACTCGTTGGCAAAAACGTTGTTCCCGAGAAAACCATCATCACAGACAACAAAAAAATCAAACTCGCTGTCATCCCCAAAGGCACCACACACAAATACTGGAACTCCGTCAAAGCTGGCGCCGAACAAGCCTGTAAAGACCTTGGCGTTGAAATGGTCTGGAAAGGCCCACTCAAAGAATCCGACCGTGCAGGCCAGATCGTTATCCTTCAGCAATTCGGAACCTCCGACGACATCGACGGTATCGTCATTGCTCCGCTCGATGAAAACGCACTCCTCCGACCCATCCAACATGCGCTACGCATGGGCAAACCAGTGGTTCTTGTCGACTCTCCCCTCAACGGCAAGCCCGGCGTTGACTACGTCTCGCACGTTGCCACCGACAACGTCAAGGCCGGTGAGCTCGGCGCTAAAGAGCTACTCAAATACATGGGCGGCCCCAATAAAGTCGTCCTCATGCGATACCTCGAAGGCAGCCAAAGCACACTTGCCCGTGAAAAAGGTTTCCTCGACGTCATGCACAACACGCCTGGTGTCGACATCCTCGTCGACAACCGATACGGCGGCGCAACCTCCGGCGAAGTGAAAATCTCCGCGCTCAACCTCATCGACAAAATCAAAGAGGCCGACGGTATCTACGCACCCAACGAGCCCTCATCCATCGGCGTCATGCTCGCACTCGAACAGGTTCGACTCGCAGGCAAAAAACACTTCGTCGGCGGCGACGCAGCACTACCTCTCCTCCGCGGCCTGCGCAAAGGTGAAATCGACGCACTGATCGTTCAAAACCCCTACAAAATGGGATACGAAGGCGTAAAGCTGATGGTCGAATTCCTCCACGGCAAACCCGTCCCCGCAAAAATCAATACCGAAGTTGCCGTTGTCACAAAAGAAAATATCGATTCACCCAAAATCCAGGAATTCTTCAAATAG
- a CDS encoding sugar ABC transporter ATP-binding protein, giving the protein MNQPVPRLKIENAIKHFGQTIALDGVDLELMPGEIHAIIGENGAGKSTLMKALSGAHKLDTGKMWLDGQSYKPLSPHDGRSSGVSMIYQELSLAQHLSVKENILLGVEPNYRGLINWPKVKRQANQALEGVGRPDINLDLPVMELSNAEQQLVEIARSLATGCKVLVLDEPTSSLTQSDTQKLFSMMRTLKKQGVSILYISHFLEEVKEVCDNFTVLRDGVSVGNGSVAETSTDEIVSMMVGRDVKQMYPKSKHDVDEVVLTVRSLQGEHRKPEEVSFELHRGEVLGIAGVVGAGRTEMLRAIFSLDEIKKGDVKVAGFIGHASPSARWLHGVGMVSEDRKFEGLATGLSIADNIVMSSMKNLGPLGFITRRGLLKASKPWIEKIPIKCADAFAAVDSLSGGNQQKVAIARLLHADVDVMLLDEPTRGIDVGSKAAIYEMIDQLACGKYDGDGRKRAVLIVSSYLPELLGICDRIAVMCRGQLGPAKPISECNELQIMREATGTGDKTGDNS; this is encoded by the coding sequence GTGAATCAGCCAGTACCTCGATTAAAAATTGAGAACGCAATAAAACACTTCGGCCAAACCATCGCGCTCGACGGCGTCGACCTCGAACTCATGCCCGGCGAAATCCATGCCATCATCGGCGAAAACGGTGCCGGCAAAAGTACACTCATGAAAGCCCTCTCTGGCGCACACAAGCTCGACACCGGAAAAATGTGGCTCGACGGCCAAAGCTACAAACCTTTATCTCCTCACGACGGTAGATCCTCCGGCGTCAGCATGATCTATCAGGAGCTTTCACTCGCACAACATCTCTCTGTCAAAGAAAACATCCTCCTAGGCGTCGAACCCAACTACCGTGGTCTCATAAACTGGCCTAAAGTTAAACGTCAAGCTAATCAGGCATTAGAGGGTGTTGGCCGCCCCGATATCAACCTGGATCTACCTGTGATGGAACTCTCCAACGCTGAACAGCAACTCGTAGAAATCGCCCGATCACTCGCCACCGGTTGCAAAGTCCTCGTACTCGATGAACCCACGAGTTCACTGACTCAATCCGATACCCAAAAACTCTTCAGCATGATGCGGACCCTTAAAAAACAGGGTGTTTCTATCCTCTACATCTCTCACTTCCTCGAAGAAGTCAAAGAAGTCTGTGATAATTTCACCGTCCTCCGTGACGGTGTCTCCGTCGGCAACGGTTCCGTCGCAGAGACATCCACTGATGAAATTGTCTCCATGATGGTTGGCCGCGACGTCAAGCAGATGTACCCCAAGTCGAAACACGATGTCGACGAAGTTGTTCTAACCGTTCGAAGCCTTCAAGGCGAACATCGCAAACCCGAAGAAGTTTCATTCGAGCTACATCGCGGCGAAGTCCTTGGCATCGCTGGCGTCGTCGGCGCCGGACGCACCGAAATGCTCCGAGCCATCTTCAGCCTTGATGAAATTAAGAAAGGTGACGTCAAAGTCGCTGGCTTCATCGGGCATGCTTCCCCCTCCGCGCGTTGGCTCCACGGAGTTGGCATGGTCAGCGAGGATCGGAAATTCGAAGGCCTCGCCACTGGCCTCTCAATCGCCGACAACATCGTGATGAGCAGCATGAAAAACCTTGGCCCCCTCGGATTCATCACACGACGCGGCCTTCTCAAAGCATCTAAGCCTTGGATAGAAAAAATCCCCATCAAATGCGCAGACGCCTTCGCTGCCGTTGATTCTCTCTCAGGCGGTAATCAGCAAAAAGTTGCCATCGCTCGCCTCCTCCACGCTGATGTCGACGTCATGCTACTCGATGAACCTACCCGAGGCATCGATGTTGGCTCAAAAGCCGCAATCTATGAAATGATTGATCAGCTTGCCTGCGGTAAATACGACGGCGACGGGCGTAAACGCGCCGTCCTGATCGTCAGTAGTTATCTCCCAGAACTTCTCGGCATATGTGATCGCATCGCCGTTATGTGTCGCGGGCAACTCGGCCCCGCTAAACCCATTTCAGAATGTAATGAACTCCAGATCATGCGCGAAGCCACCGGCACAGGCGACAAAACAGGAGACAACTCATGA
- a CDS encoding ABC transporter permease, whose product MSDDMKVLELSEEEQSVRDKFIYMLTHWFGPILGLIAIWAFFAITAGKDFVDLSNQQLIVLQTVVVGTAAVGATMIIISGGIDLSIGASIALTTMTVAWLLDKGYSPALAFVGGIFTGMLVGFTIGSLVIGHIGRVGATVGGIMLGLWIASTDAGWLGGLISGFILFGAVIAFNEIYIKRVPISSFIVTLGMWGALRGVAKWVGNNEPIYPENRGWVGDLMAGVPIGDSGFALPAPGVWIMIISAVIMVLILTFTKFGRYAFAIGSNEKTALLCGINIRGTQLWIYTLAIAFGGLAGILQFAFLSTGDPTTADGYELQVIAAVVIGGASLLGGEGSVLGTIVGALIMTVVANGCTKLGLENYVQQIVTGAIIVSAVGLEQWRHGAKYAR is encoded by the coding sequence ATGAGTGATGATATGAAAGTGCTCGAACTCTCTGAAGAAGAGCAATCCGTACGCGATAAATTCATCTACATGCTCACTCATTGGTTCGGCCCCATCCTCGGCCTCATCGCCATCTGGGCATTCTTCGCCATCACCGCAGGTAAAGATTTTGTCGACCTCTCAAACCAGCAACTCATCGTCTTGCAAACCGTTGTTGTTGGCACCGCCGCAGTCGGCGCGACCATGATCATCATCTCCGGCGGGATCGACCTTTCCATCGGCGCTTCCATCGCACTCACCACCATGACTGTTGCCTGGCTCCTTGATAAAGGTTACTCGCCTGCGCTCGCATTTGTCGGTGGTATCTTCACCGGCATGCTTGTCGGATTCACCATCGGCTCACTCGTCATCGGGCATATCGGCCGCGTCGGCGCCACCGTCGGTGGCATCATGCTCGGGCTCTGGATCGCGTCAACCGATGCCGGTTGGCTTGGCGGGCTCATCTCCGGTTTTATTCTGTTTGGCGCTGTGATTGCATTCAACGAGATTTATATCAAGCGTGTGCCAATCTCGTCGTTCATCGTGACGCTTGGGATGTGGGGCGCACTGCGCGGCGTTGCCAAATGGGTCGGTAACAATGAACCCATTTACCCGGAAAATCGCGGTTGGGTAGGCGATCTCATGGCAGGTGTTCCGATCGGCGATTCAGGTTTTGCATTGCCCGCGCCAGGTGTGTGGATCATGATCATCTCAGCAGTCATCATGGTTCTGATTTTAACGTTCACGAAGTTCGGGCGATATGCTTTCGCGATCGGTTCAAATGAGAAAACAGCACTTCTTTGCGGGATTAATATTCGCGGTACACAGCTGTGGATCTACACACTGGCGATCGCATTCGGCGGCCTGGCGGGCATCCTGCAGTTCGCATTTCTTTCAACGGGCGATCCGACGACGGCAGATGGTTATGAGTTGCAGGTCATTGCTGCGGTCGTGATTGGCGGCGCGTCCCTGCTCGGCGGCGAAGGTTCGGTGCTGGGTACAATTGTCGGCGCGCTGATCATGACGGTGGTTGCGAATGGATGCACAAAACTTGGTTTGGAAAATTATGTGCAGCAGATCGTGACCGGCGCAATTATTGTGAGTGCGGTCGGGTTGGAACAATGGCGGCACGGCGCGAAATATGCACGTTAA
- a CDS encoding glycoside hydrolase family 2 TIM barrel-domain containing protein → MIKLIRSESVLLVWVLFVVMCSAFVTGSTARAALNDWENEEVIGINKEPARVSSIPFTDHESALRGDREGSLYFQLLSGAWKFHWVGNPEERPIDFYKMGYDVSDWDEIEVPSNWQLQGYGTPIYVNVRYPFKRERPRVTLAPEKDWTAFKARNPVGSYRRNFEVAEGWDGRAVFIHFEGVESAFYLWVNGEKVGYSQGSYTPAEFNITAYLKEGKNTVAVEVYRWSDGSYLEGQDFWRLSGIFRDVYLYSTPRVGIDDFFALADLDADYEDGQLSVSCEIRNLDRQSKVVPRVEVSLLDDQNKEVASGEIGAGQFNLKSGDKWEGQVTLGIEKARKWTAETPELYTLLLKQMDEHGKVVDIRRSRVGFRKVEWRDGQLFINGVSLKLKGVNRHEHDPDRGRAVTEASMVEDIKLMKQFNINTVRTSHYPNQTRWYELCDEYGMYVVNEANVESHGYGYKKESIGHDASWEKAHVDRVMSMVERDKNHASVIMWSLGNEAGPGRNFAAASAAVRGLDVSRPIHYERDWGTADVDSVMYPSLGHLKKEGKKESDRPFFVCEYAHAMGNALGDFKAYWDIMNSHKRLIGGCIWDWVDQGLRLKGADGKEFYAYGGDFGDKPNDRNFCMNGIVFSDRSLSPMMWEVKKVYQYADFEGVDLLKGKIRVRNRHSFTNLSEYALSWTLTVDGRVIQKGELEGLDIKPGEVKDFDIALKQPKLVAGGEYYLNLSMAMTKDTAWADAGHEVAREQLQVPFKVADRPVMQVAEMPVIRMKKHARGVRISGRGFVVAFDKRSGRISELTYGKQKVIKEGPMFSAYRAPIDNDKWVREKWKKAGLNELTHEVLEFKSEKVGPRVAEVYVRVLSSSSKGAAYEHQAKYRVYGNGVIAVENKFEPQGTSLDVARLGVDMTLPGAYGNVMWQGRGPHENYADRKYSAHFGVYEETVKGLFVPYAKPQETGNREDVRWVLLSDEAKDGLLIVAGDKMSMSALPYTVADLEKARHPSALKARDEVVVHVDYGQLGLGGASCGPRPMMKHMLPRGAVDFAYSLRPYRAEMGSVVEQARLKTPE, encoded by the coding sequence ATGATTAAATTGATACGCAGTGAGAGCGTTTTATTGGTTTGGGTTTTATTTGTCGTGATGTGTTCGGCTTTCGTAACAGGTTCTACTGCGAGAGCGGCGCTAAATGACTGGGAAAATGAAGAGGTTATTGGGATTAATAAGGAGCCTGCTCGTGTGTCTTCGATTCCGTTTACGGATCATGAGAGTGCGCTGAGAGGGGATCGAGAGGGGTCGCTGTACTTTCAGTTATTGAGTGGGGCGTGGAAGTTTCATTGGGTTGGTAACCCGGAGGAGCGGCCGATTGATTTTTATAAGATGGGGTATGACGTCAGTGATTGGGATGAGATTGAGGTGCCGTCGAATTGGCAGCTACAGGGGTATGGAACGCCGATTTACGTGAATGTGAGGTATCCATTTAAGCGGGAGCGGCCGCGGGTGACATTGGCGCCTGAAAAGGATTGGACGGCGTTTAAGGCGCGTAATCCGGTGGGGTCGTACCGGCGCAATTTTGAAGTCGCTGAAGGGTGGGATGGGCGTGCGGTGTTTATTCATTTTGAGGGTGTTGAGTCTGCGTTTTATCTTTGGGTTAATGGCGAGAAGGTTGGATACAGCCAGGGCAGCTATACGCCTGCGGAGTTTAATATCACGGCGTATTTGAAGGAGGGCAAGAATACGGTGGCGGTGGAAGTGTACCGTTGGTCGGATGGGAGTTATCTGGAGGGTCAGGATTTTTGGCGGTTGAGTGGGATTTTTAGGGATGTTTATTTGTATTCGACCCCGCGGGTTGGGATTGACGACTTTTTCGCGTTGGCAGATTTGGATGCGGATTATGAAGACGGTCAGTTATCTGTGAGTTGTGAGATTCGGAATTTGGATCGTCAATCGAAGGTTGTGCCTCGGGTTGAAGTGAGTTTGTTGGATGATCAAAACAAGGAGGTTGCCTCGGGTGAGATTGGGGCAGGGCAGTTTAATTTGAAGTCGGGTGATAAGTGGGAGGGGCAGGTTACGTTAGGTATTGAGAAAGCGCGGAAGTGGACGGCGGAAACGCCGGAGCTATATACGCTGCTGTTGAAGCAGATGGATGAGCATGGGAAGGTTGTAGATATTCGCCGGAGTCGGGTCGGTTTTCGTAAGGTTGAATGGCGGGATGGTCAGTTGTTTATTAATGGGGTGTCGTTGAAGCTGAAGGGTGTGAACCGTCATGAGCATGATCCGGATCGAGGTCGGGCGGTGACGGAAGCTTCGATGGTAGAAGATATTAAATTGATGAAGCAGTTTAATATCAATACGGTTCGGACAAGTCATTATCCGAACCAGACGCGGTGGTATGAGTTGTGTGATGAGTATGGGATGTATGTGGTGAACGAGGCGAATGTTGAATCGCATGGTTATGGCTATAAGAAGGAATCGATTGGGCATGATGCGAGTTGGGAGAAGGCGCATGTTGATCGTGTGATGTCGATGGTTGAGCGTGATAAGAATCATGCGAGCGTGATTATGTGGTCGTTGGGTAATGAGGCGGGGCCGGGTCGGAATTTTGCGGCGGCGTCAGCGGCGGTGCGTGGGTTGGATGTGTCGCGGCCGATACATTATGAGCGTGATTGGGGGACGGCGGATGTGGATAGTGTGATGTATCCGAGTTTGGGGCATTTGAAGAAGGAGGGGAAGAAGGAATCGGATCGGCCGTTCTTTGTGTGTGAGTATGCACATGCGATGGGTAATGCGTTGGGAGATTTTAAGGCCTATTGGGATATTATGAATTCGCATAAGCGATTGATCGGCGGTTGTATTTGGGATTGGGTTGATCAGGGGCTACGTTTGAAGGGGGCGGATGGGAAAGAGTTTTATGCGTATGGCGGTGATTTTGGAGACAAGCCGAACGATCGCAATTTTTGCATGAATGGGATTGTGTTTTCTGATCGCAGTCTTTCACCGATGATGTGGGAAGTTAAGAAGGTTTATCAGTATGCTGATTTTGAGGGTGTTGACTTATTAAAGGGGAAAATTCGGGTTCGCAATCGGCATTCATTCACGAATCTGAGTGAGTATGCGTTGTCGTGGACGTTAACGGTTGACGGACGGGTGATTCAGAAGGGGGAATTGGAGGGGTTGGATATTAAGCCGGGCGAGGTGAAGGATTTTGATATTGCGTTGAAGCAGCCGAAGCTTGTTGCGGGAGGCGAGTACTACTTAAACCTGAGCATGGCGATGACGAAAGATACGGCGTGGGCGGATGCGGGGCATGAGGTGGCGCGTGAGCAGTTGCAGGTTCCGTTTAAGGTTGCGGATCGTCCTGTGATGCAGGTTGCAGAGATGCCTGTGATTCGCATGAAGAAGCATGCGCGAGGGGTGAGGATATCGGGCCGAGGTTTTGTGGTTGCGTTTGATAAACGTTCCGGGCGGATATCGGAGTTAACCTACGGCAAGCAAAAGGTTATTAAGGAGGGGCCGATGTTTAGTGCGTATCGCGCCCCGATCGATAATGACAAGTGGGTTCGTGAGAAGTGGAAGAAAGCGGGGCTGAATGAATTAACGCATGAGGTGTTGGAATTTAAATCAGAGAAGGTTGGGCCGCGTGTTGCTGAGGTTTATGTGCGGGTGTTGTCTTCGAGTTCAAAGGGTGCGGCTTATGAGCATCAGGCGAAGTATCGTGTTTATGGGAATGGTGTGATTGCGGTGGAGAATAAGTTTGAGCCTCAGGGGACAAGTCTTGATGTGGCGAGGTTGGGTGTGGATATGACGTTGCCAGGGGCGTATGGGAATGTGATGTGGCAGGGACGCGGGCCTCATGAGAACTATGCGGATCGGAAATACAGTGCGCATTTTGGTGTTTATGAGGAGACAGTGAAGGGGCTGTTTGTTCCATATGCGAAGCCACAGGAGACGGGGAATCGAGAGGATGTACGTTGGGTGTTGTTGAGTGATGAGGCGAAGGATGGGTTGTTGATTGTTGCGGGGGATAAGATGAGCATGTCTGCGTTGCCTTATACGGTTGCTGATCTGGAGAAGGCGCGGCATCCATCGGCATTAAAAGCGCGTGATGAGGTGGTTGTACATGTGGATTATGGTCAGTTGGGTTTGGGGGGAGCGAGTTGTGGGCCTCGTCCGATGATGAAGCATATGCTGCCGCGTGGTGCTGTTGATTTTGCTTATAGTTTGCGGCCATATCGGGCAGAGATGGGTTCGGTGGTAGAGCAGGCGAGATTGAAGACGCCGGAGTAA
- a CDS encoding LamG domain-containing protein — translation MKRIFSLCLLLLTILMGGQVFADADDGVLAYWRAEGDASNSSEVKQDYSGSGNNLGGGWYNNGARKYDVVPYTQEGNTKSFSFHPFSNSRKLKTSTAVAGSPDIGVANFDEFTIEVLYHPKFGQYTNDMDQNDYTLAAGHIRGILTCYIMDGSTYQSQPFGLGLFGVTKTGDPAVYGKFAVAYIDDDGQDHFLEVAEEFVFDASDSANHKWYHLRIVKSSDKFELWVDGKLMADEDITPVLGNLKSHEFRKLSGSQKYQWNLGYARDHINGHDAYSAKGYIDEIRIANKVLDPSELLIKNTKVIAIEKYRGPGPIRSIIEFDGCLWGVRPGPHEVVTSDGNGGYLIGPIQIGYSAIHLFRSTDNGETWQRMRDLDVSNAFDYHDPVLWTGNIDGNDKLILAYGSTQKNGTYSGRRRVRVAEVAGASDTVSPSDGVNPRVQYDQTIDYLADYTDSNGKIVHPFVGAPFILQKSNDRLQVYYDYETIDNDYKGHQWIAMKEVEFTGSGFNYDASPRIVSREPAGNGVLSRDGMATAVILESNLNSPGNDTILVVMEGVKKETYQSGGQSHDNFYNVIRSNVSTDGGVTWQYTDSNRKILYEVPHQGPDGRTYNTYNPFVFPYKYTDSYGSTINDVMLTFCTDEDLYPNGWRPDQSNMPPEFRTSSIKATRINQRLRRLTTNNTIHTFDLPDIDLTDWHPFIDSTTVGFSVRENNNYNSTIYKGVDGKIRCMVDFFRNEQRMYELTVPK, via the coding sequence ATGAAACGGATATTTAGCTTGTGTTTATTGTTGTTAACGATATTGATGGGGGGGCAGGTGTTTGCGGATGCGGATGATGGGGTGTTGGCGTATTGGCGGGCAGAGGGTGATGCATCTAATTCTTCTGAGGTCAAGCAAGATTATTCAGGCAGTGGTAATAATCTAGGAGGGGGCTGGTATAATAACGGAGCAAGAAAATATGATGTTGTGCCGTATACACAAGAGGGCAATACAAAGAGCTTTTCGTTTCATCCATTTTCAAATAGCAGAAAATTAAAGACAAGCACGGCGGTGGCTGGGTCACCAGATATTGGCGTCGCAAATTTTGATGAGTTTACCATCGAGGTGCTTTATCATCCGAAATTTGGTCAATATACAAATGATATGGATCAAAATGATTATACGTTAGCAGCGGGTCATATTCGCGGAATTTTGACCTGTTATATTATGGATGGAAGTACGTATCAGTCTCAACCATTTGGATTAGGTTTATTTGGGGTCACAAAGACTGGTGATCCGGCGGTTTATGGTAAGTTTGCGGTCGCTTATATTGATGATGATGGGCAAGATCATTTTTTGGAAGTAGCAGAAGAATTTGTATTTGATGCTTCAGATTCTGCAAATCACAAATGGTATCACCTGCGAATTGTCAAGAGTTCAGATAAATTCGAACTTTGGGTTGATGGGAAATTAATGGCTGATGAGGATATAACGCCGGTTTTGGGTAATCTCAAATCGCATGAATTTAGAAAGTTGTCTGGTAGTCAAAAATACCAATGGAATCTTGGGTATGCGCGTGACCATATTAATGGTCATGATGCGTATAGTGCGAAGGGGTATATTGACGAGATTCGGATTGCGAATAAGGTGTTGGATCCCAGTGAGTTGTTGATCAAGAATACAAAGGTGATTGCGATAGAGAAGTATCGTGGGCCGGGACCGATTCGTAGTATTATAGAATTTGATGGTTGTTTGTGGGGTGTTCGGCCGGGGCCGCATGAGGTGGTTACGTCAGATGGCAATGGCGGATATTTGATCGGGCCAATACAGATCGGTTATTCGGCTATTCATTTGTTTCGCAGTACAGATAACGGTGAAACTTGGCAGCGGATGCGGGATTTGGATGTTTCCAATGCGTTCGATTATCACGATCCGGTTCTGTGGACGGGCAATATTGATGGAAATGATAAACTTATTTTGGCTTATGGCTCGACCCAAAAGAATGGTACATATTCAGGTAGACGTAGAGTTCGGGTTGCAGAGGTTGCTGGGGCATCTGATACAGTATCACCTTCAGATGGTGTGAATCCACGAGTGCAATATGATCAGACAATTGATTACCTCGCAGATTACACTGATTCAAACGGTAAGATTGTGCATCCCTTTGTCGGAGCGCCCTTTATTTTACAGAAATCCAATGACCGTTTGCAGGTTTATTATGATTATGAAACGATTGATAATGACTATAAGGGGCATCAATGGATCGCTATGAAAGAGGTCGAATTTACTGGCTCTGGTTTTAATTACGATGCATCTCCCCGGATTGTATCGCGGGAACCAGCGGGTAACGGGGTGTTGAGCCGGGATGGAATGGCGACAGCTGTGATACTTGAAAGTAATCTTAATAGCCCGGGTAATGATACGATTCTTGTAGTAATGGAAGGTGTGAAGAAAGAAACGTATCAAAGTGGGGGACAGAGTCACGACAACTTCTACAATGTCATTCGCTCGAATGTAAGTACCGATGGTGGTGTGACATGGCAGTATACCGATAGTAATCGTAAGATTTTGTATGAGGTGCCGCATCAGGGGCCGGATGGCCGTACGTATAATACGTATAACCCGTTTGTGTTCCCATACAAATATACGGACTCATATGGAAGCACTATAAACGATGTGATGTTGACGTTTTGTACAGATGAAGATTTGTATCCAAATGGGTGGCGGCCGGATCAGTCGAATATGCCACCAGAATTTCGGACTTCTTCGATCAAGGCAACGCGTATAAACCAGAGATTACGTCGGTTAACGACAAATAATACGATTCATACGTTTGATTTGCCAGACATTGATTTGACGGATTGGCACCCATTTATTGATTCAACAACTGTTGGATTTTCCGTCAGAGAGAACAATAACTATAACTCCACGATATATAAAGGGGTGGACGGTAAGATTCGTTGTATGGTTGATTTCTTCAGGAATGAGCAGCGGATGTATGAGCTAACTGTGCCTAAGTAA